The following are encoded in a window of Platichthys flesus chromosome 11, fPlaFle2.1, whole genome shotgun sequence genomic DNA:
- the isg20l2 gene encoding interferon-stimulated 20 kDa exonuclease-like 2, translated as MSNPTINVCLSGDPAQKRTGKCKNRRFFKDVQHFGQQGHVEGRRRDDPPGGPRHFQTPLHNGMRSEATSTQSTSLPRPGGSWPSAAAHRLPASTLNANSRGGHDKPKEPVTLKSAAADPGPSGSSSTKPAATSTAIPTKFLAMDCEMVGVGPKGHISQLARCSIVSYDGDVIYDKFINPSMPVTDYRTRWSGIRHRDLIKATPYPEARKEILRLLMGKVVIGHAIHNDFKVLGYSHPAALTRDTSRIPLLNLKAGFSEHECASLKRLTKAIFNRDIQTGKKGHSSVEDAKATMELFKVVEEEWERRFASKPQGR; from the exons ATGTCGAACCCCACGATCAACGTGTGCCTGTCCGGTGACCCGGCCCAGAAGAGGACAGGGAAGTGCAAAAACCGGCGTTTTTTTAAAGACGTGCAACACTTCGGGCAACAGGGACACGTGGAAGGGAGACGGAGAGACGACCCCCCCGGTGGGCCCAGACATTTCCAGACCCCTCTCCACAACGGCATGAGGTCAGAGGCCACTTCCACACAAAGCACCAGTTTACCTCGGCCCGGCGGCTCGTGGCCTTCAGCGGCCGCTCACCGCCTGCCGGCCTCCACCCTGAACGCCAACAGCCGAGGAGGCCACGACAAGCCAAAGGAACCCGTGACCTTAAAGTCTGCAGCCGCCGACCCCGGCCCCTCGGGATCGAGCAGCACCAAACCCGCTGCCACATCCACCGCCATCCCCACAAAGTTCCTCGCCATGGACTGTGAGATGGTGGGGGTGGGGCCTAAAGGGCACATCAGCCAGCTGGCCCGCTGCAGCATCGTGTCCTATGATGGAGACGTCATTTACGACAAGTTCATCAACCCCTCCATGCCCGTTACTGACTACCGCACCCGGTGGAGTGGAATCCGGCACCGGGATCTCATCAAGGCCACGCCGTACCCGGAGGCCCGGAAGGAG ATCCTGAGGCTGCTGATGGGGAAGGTGGTGATCGGCCACGCCATCCACAACGACTTCAAGGTGCTCGGCTACTCTCACCCGGCGGCCTTGACCAGAGACACGTCGCGGATCCCACTGCTCAACCTGAAGGCGGGCTTCTCCGAGCACGAGTGTGCGTCCCTGAAGAGACTCACCAAGGCCATTTTCAACCGCGACATCCAG acTGGGAAGAAGGGTCACTCGTCTGTGGAGGATGCAAAAGCAACAATGGAGCTTTTCaaagtggtggaggaggagtgggagaggaGGTTCGCCTCCAAGCCGCAGGGCAGATAA
- the mettl25b gene encoding protein RRNAD1 → MLAEASAAQDAGTFTPSLSPDQQRDMAEKITAFLSQYRHLSDTYRIEFFTEDLWHTLPSSWQAALQDLSYPQVADLLLDVKHGDRSYPTAWPLSLLAFRATAHALAFPRECRRERGGRAGSVKPEERQKNQSQRSLLGHIFRKHVKPKKQYEIDQLGTLVKQLCDLTDCSRVVDVGSGQGHLTRFLSFGLGLSVTAIEADGALVAMASRFDEQLLLALAKQKKNVLSQLPAPQSPPRHVAGWVNPKESWELFIKHLSTAECFSEDPPTPCGPSTKRFGGSEPHQERSHDSTDSQDSELQPIKNESGDQSGPGTCCPCTQPVCQEELVLEEDSLPDHPDFILTGLHACGDLSATLLRLFVSCPYVRGITSVACCYMKITTEENHDHPGLVEPPTPPTLGRESGPSELGYPMSSWVRGLSGHQLSYQAREGACHATEDYVLRLREEGEQLRMHCYRAMLETFIRDKRPDLRRAGIQTIKKAHLLPFTEYAQLGLARVSLPPELPLDPERVETMLKQQGRVVVYSSLALLLAPVVETLVLLDRIIYLQENGVDSQLVALFHPNFSPRNLVLVARKHRE, encoded by the exons ATGTTAGCCGAGGCGTCCGCAGCACAAGATGCGGGGACGTTCACACCGAGTCTGTCCCCGGATCAGCAGAGAGACATGGCGGAGAAGATCACCGCGTTTCTGTCTCAGTACAGACACCTGTCCGACACGTACAGGATT GAGTTCTTCACTGAGGATCTCTGGCACACATTACCCAGCAGCTGGCAGGCCGCGCTGCAGGACCTGTCCTATCCACAGGTCGCCGACCTTTTACTGGACGTGAAACATGGAGACAGGAG TTACCCTACCGCGTGGCCCCTGTCGCTGTTGGCTTTCCGTGCCACCGCCCATGCTCTGGCGTTTCCCAGAGAGTGCAGGCGGGAGCGAGGCGGGCGAGCCGGGTCGGTCAAACCCGAGGAGCGGCAGAAGAACCAGAGTCAGCGCTCGCTGCTGGGCCACATCTTCAGGAAGCACGTCAAGCCCAAGAAGCAGTATGAGATCGACCAGCTGGGCACG CTGGTGAAACAACTGTGTGACCTCACCGACTGCAGCCGAGTGGTGGACGTCGGCTCTGGACAG GGTCATCTGACTCGTTTCCTCTCCTTTGGACTCGGGTTGTCCGTGACCGCCATCGAGGCTGATGGGGCCCTGGTGGCAATGGCGTCCAGGTTTGATGAGCAGCTGCTCTTGGCGTTGGCGAAGCAGAAAAAG AATGTCTTGTCTCAGCTTCCAGCGCCACAGTCCCCTCCCCGCCACGTGGCCGGATGGGTTAACCCCAAGGAATCATGGGAGCTTTTCATCAAGCATCTGAGTACAGCAGAGTGTTTCAGTGAAGATCCTCCGACTCCGTGTGGACCCAGCACAAAGCGATTTGGGGGATCGGAGCCACATCAGGAACGTTCACATGACTCCACAGACTCTCAGGACTCAGAACTCCAGCCAATCAAGAATGAGTCTGGAGATCAGTCAGGTCCTGGAACCTGCTGCCCATGCACCCAGCCTGTCTGTCAGGAGGAGCTTGTTCTTGAAGAAGACAGCCTGCCGGATCATCCAGACTTCATCCTGACCGGGCTCCATGCCTGCGGGGACCTCAGCGCCACCCTCCTCCGCCTCTTCGTCAGCTGCCCGTATGTTCGTGGCATCACCTCTGTGGCGTGTTGCTACATGAAAATCACCACAGAAGAGAACCACGACCACCCGGGACTGGTTGAACCACCCACTCCACCGACACTGGGACGGGAATCAGGTCCCTCGGAGCTCGGTTACCCTATGAGCTCCTGGGTTCGGGGGTTGTCGGGACATCAGCTGTCCTATCAGGCGCGAGAGGGGGCGTGTCACGCCACGGAGGACTACGTGCTGAGGCTCCGGGAGGAGGGCGAGCAGCTGAGGATGCACTGTTACCGGGCGATGCTGGAGACCTTCATCAGGGACAAGAGGCCGGATCTACGTCGAGCAGGAATCCAGACCATAAAGAAAGCTCACTTATTACCATTTACAGA GTACGCCCAGCTGGGTCTGGCTCGGGTCAGCCTGCCGCCCGAGTTACCTCTGGACCCGGAGCGGGTGGAGACCATGCTGAAGCAGCAGGGCAGGGTGGTGGTGTACTCCAGCTTGGCGCTGCTGCTGGCTCCGGTGGTGGAGACGCTGGTGCTGCTGGACAGGATCATCTACCTGCAGGAGAACG gTGTGGACAGTCAGCTGGTCGCTCTGTTCCACCCAAACTTCTCTCCCAGGAACCTTGTGCTGGTGGCTCGGAAGCACCGTGAATGA
- the LOC133964657 gene encoding uncharacterized protein LOC133964657, whose protein sequence is MKCFILVVVGLLLSPQQAHGGRDDRPNCKPVTASFCQGVGYTTTLHPTGVPGYSLQQIGQIVETACSPAVATLMCRVAVPECSSADDSRLKPCRALCEKVKTDCDSAIRAKRLSWPTRLRCEALPESSCVQGLQPRVSPTPPATCQTISSTFCSDLLYTETILPNLLGHRTQEEANLEVHQFFPLVRVGCSPRLKPFLCSLYTPQCVAGKARPPCRTDCEQARSGCESLMNKFDFVWPEKFSCDKMTTDSCEHGQDGVDGQTPLATCQTITVPLCSDLPYTDTALPNVFGHKTQTEADLELQRFHPLVKVKCSPHLKPFLCSVYTPECVAGKVRPPCRTLCEQARSGCESLMNRFGFTWPEKLGCEAFTMESCEHYGVSSSGGICEPITIPMCEGLSYNQTIIPNLLGHTSQREAVMKMSFFNSIVQTVCSVDIRLFLCRVYAPQCVAGEVQRPCRSFCERAKRGCEGLMSSYGVSWPAELQCNLFPEERCISEDSRSETLNAEAVLTKLNAGGFTVRGKSLSLKTARLLLTLMDSDHTGDLDVLELFKLEHYVAIIRREYVESYESRSPSSVTQTQMKRALSVHDFSLDDGTFQTLWREHGSRGGIDYDEYVALLTRLQILRGRFKAHLLNLPCDCQVASFSFKQFLTSAII, encoded by the exons ATGAAGTGTTTCATCCTGGTGGTTGTGGGACTGCTGCTGTCCCCTCAGCAGGCACACGGCGGCAGAGATGACAGGCCGAACTGCAAGCCGGTGACAGCCAGCTTCTGTCAAGGAGTCGGATACACCACCACCCTCCACCCGACTGGAGTCCCAGGCTACAGCCTGCAGCAGATTGGTCAGATCGTGGAGACGGCCTGTTCACCAGCAGTCGCCACACTGATGTGTCGCGTGGCTGTGCCAGAATGCAGCTCAGCAGACGACAGCCGGCTGAAGCCATGCCGAGCTCTCTGTGAGAAGGTCAAGACCGACTGTGACTCTGCCATCAGAGCCAAGCGCTTGTCCTGGCCGACGAGGCTCCGGTGTGAAGCTCTCCCAGAGTCCAGCTGTGTGCAG GGTCTGCAGCCAAGGGTTAGTCCAACTCCCCCGGCAACATGTCAGACCATCAGCTCCACCTTCTGCTCAGACTTACTCTACACAGAAACCATATTGCCCAATCTTCTTGGCCACAGAACCCAGGAGGAGGCAAACCTGGAAGTTCATCAGTTTTTTCCCCTGGTGCGGGTGGGCTGCTCCCCTCGTCTGAAGcccttcctctgctccctctaCACTCCTCAGTGTGTGGCAGGGAAAGCTCGGCCTCCCTGCAGGACGGACTGTGAGCAGGCCCGCTCCGGCTGCGAGTCCCTGATGAACAAGTTTGACTTCGTGTGGCCTGAAAAATTCAGCTGTGACAAAATGACGACAGATTCCTGTGAACAC GGTCAAGACGGCGTCGATGGCCAAACCCCCCTCGCCACCTGTCAGACGATCACCGTGCCTCTCTGCAGCGACCTCCCTTACACCGACACTGCGCTGCCAAATGTGTTCGGCCACAAAACCCAGACGGAGGCAGATTTGGAACTACAACGCTTTCATCCACTGGTGAAAGTGAAGTGCTCCCCTCATCTGAAGCCTTTCCTGTGCTCCGTCTACACCCCGGAGTGTGTGGCCGGGAAGGTCCGCCCCCCCTGCAGGACGCTCTGTGAGCAGGCCCGGTCCGGCTGTGAGTCCCTGATGAACCGGTTCGGCTTCACGTGGCCTGAGAAGCTCGGTTGTGAAGCGTTTACTATGGAGTCCTGTGAACAC tatGGAGTGAGCAGCAGTGGGGGGATCTGTGAGCCCATCACCATACCGATGTGTGAGGGTCTGTCCTACAACCAGACCATCATCCCCAACCTGCTCGGGCACACGAGTCAAAGAGAAGCCGTCATGAAGATGTCCTTCTTCAACTCCATAGTGCAAACCGTGTGCTCGGTGGACATACGCCTCTTCCTGTGTAGAGTGTACGCCCCCCAGTGTGTGGCTGGGGAAGTGCAGCGGCCCTGCAGGTCTTTCTGTGAGCGAGCCAAACGGGGCTGTGAGGGGCTGATGAGCAGTTACGGCGTTTCCTGGCCGGCTGAGCTGCAGTGCAACTTATTCCCAGAGGAAAGGTGTATATCA GAAGACAGCAGGTCTGAG ACGCTGAACGCAGAAGCCGTTCTCACTAAGCTGAATGCTGGCGGCTTCACTGTTCGTGGCAAAT CCTTGAGTCTGAAGACGGCCCGTCTGCTGTTGACGCTCATGGAT TCGGACCACACTGGAGACCTGGATGTGCTGGAGCTCTTCAAGCTGGAGCATTATGTGGCCATTATCAGGAGGGAGTACGTGGAGAGCTACGAGAGCAGGAGCCCCTCCTCCGTCACTCAAACCCAAATGAAGAGAGCTCTGTCTGTTCACG ACTTCAGTTTAGACGATGGAACTTTTCAAACTCTGTGGCGCGAGCACGGCTCCCGAGGTGGGATCGACTACGATGAGTACGTGGCGCTCCTCACGAGGCTCCAGATCCTCAGAG gtCGTTTCAAGGCCCACCTGCTGAATCTGCCATGTGACTGCCAGGTCGCCAGCTTCTCCTTCAAGCAG ttCTTGACATCAGCCATAATCTGA